A single Acidobacteriota bacterium DNA region contains:
- the hutU gene encoding urocanate hydratase — MDIKTKREIHAPRGTAISCRGWTQEAAMRMLMNNLDPDVAEKPDELIVYGGSGKAARNWECFDVIISSLKNLDNDETLLVQSGKPVGIFKTHTWSPRVLISNAMLVPAWGNWNHFRELDRKGLMMYGQMTAGSWIYIGTQGILQGTYETLASLSRKHFDGSLKRKLVVTAGLGGMGGAQPLAATMNGGAIIAVEVDRERISRRIRTGYCDEMVEDLNEALKIALYARENGMARSVALHGNAADILPELARRKIIPDVVTDQTSAHDALNGYVPNKIPYEEALDLRKSNPNEYVERSMKAMAEHMRGILELKKMGAVAFDYGNNLRAQAKAAGVENAFDVPGFVSEYIRPLFCAGKGPFRWVALSGDPEDIYRTDEAVMNIFPDDEALCRWIRLARERVQFQGLPARICWLGYGERSRMGKIFNDLVASGQVKAPIVIGRDHLDSGSVASPNRETEGMRDGSDAVADWPILNALLNTAAGASWVSVHHGGGVGIGYSIHAGMVMVADGTKQTEERILRVLTTDPGTGVIRHADAGYEEAIYFAKKGGIKIPMLADDR; from the coding sequence ATGGATATCAAAACAAAGAGAGAGATTCATGCTCCCAGGGGAACTGCGATCTCATGCAGGGGATGGACGCAGGAAGCCGCCATGAGGATGCTCATGAACAACCTCGACCCTGACGTTGCTGAAAAACCCGATGAGCTCATCGTCTACGGCGGATCCGGAAAGGCTGCAAGAAACTGGGAATGCTTTGACGTCATCATATCATCGTTGAAGAACCTTGACAACGATGAGACGCTTCTCGTTCAGTCTGGAAAGCCTGTCGGCATCTTCAAGACTCACACCTGGTCCCCCAGAGTACTGATCTCCAATGCCATGCTCGTTCCCGCCTGGGGAAACTGGAACCATTTCAGAGAACTGGACAGAAAGGGCCTCATGATGTACGGCCAGATGACGGCAGGTTCCTGGATTTACATCGGTACGCAGGGGATTCTCCAGGGAACCTATGAAACGCTGGCCTCCCTCTCCAGGAAGCATTTTGACGGTTCCCTGAAGAGAAAGCTGGTTGTTACGGCAGGGCTGGGAGGAATGGGCGGAGCCCAGCCCCTCGCCGCTACCATGAACGGTGGAGCCATTATCGCCGTAGAAGTGGACCGTGAGAGGATATCGAGAAGGATCAGGACTGGATACTGTGATGAGATGGTCGAGGATCTCAACGAAGCTCTGAAGATCGCGTTATACGCCAGAGAAAATGGAATGGCCAGGTCAGTCGCTCTCCACGGCAACGCCGCTGATATACTGCCGGAACTCGCGAGAAGAAAAATCATACCTGACGTGGTTACAGATCAGACCTCTGCGCACGATGCCCTAAACGGCTACGTTCCAAACAAGATCCCTTACGAGGAAGCTCTGGATCTTAGAAAGAGCAACCCGAATGAATACGTCGAGAGATCCATGAAAGCGATGGCGGAACATATGAGAGGCATTCTTGAACTGAAGAAGATGGGAGCTGTCGCCTTCGATTATGGCAACAATCTGCGTGCCCAGGCGAAGGCAGCCGGCGTCGAAAACGCCTTCGATGTCCCCGGCTTCGTTTCCGAGTACATACGGCCCCTCTTCTGTGCAGGTAAAGGCCCTTTTCGCTGGGTTGCCCTTTCGGGAGATCCAGAAGATATCTACAGGACGGATGAAGCAGTCATGAATATCTTCCCTGACGATGAGGCTCTGTGCCGATGGATCAGGCTTGCGCGCGAGCGGGTTCAATTCCAAGGGCTCCCGGCACGGATATGCTGGCTGGGTTATGGCGAGAGATCCAGAATGGGAAAGATCTTCAACGATCTCGTAGCTTCTGGACAAGTAAAAGCCCCCATTGTGATCGGGAGGGACCATCTGGACAGCGGCTCCGTCGCATCACCGAACCGCGAGACGGAAGGGATGCGGGATGGTTCCGATGCCGTTGCCGACTGGCCCATTCTGAACGCTCTTCTGAATACAGCGGCCGGCGCCTCATGGGTCTCTGTCCATCATGGCGGCGGAGTGGGAATCGGTTATTCCATCCATGCCGGAATGGTCATGGTGGCCGATGGAACGAAGCAAACAGAGGAAAGGATATTAAGAGTCCTTACGACGGACCCTGGGACCGGAGTCATACGTCATGCCGATGCCGGGTATGAAGAGGCAATCTACTTCGCGAAGAAGGGCGGGATCAAGATCCCGATGCTTGCTGATGATCGATAG